The Triticum urartu cultivar G1812 unplaced genomic scaffold, Tu2.1 TuUngrouped_contig_9408, whole genome shotgun sequence DNA window TTTGTTCTAATACCAAGTAAATCTTGGTCTGCATTGTGTTAGTTTTCATACTGAGTTTTTTTTGGCTATTTTCGTTTGAATTGGGAGTTGATGTGAAAAAGAGTGTGTGTTGACATGCATGTAACCAAATCATGTATTAATGTGAGGTACTACATATACTTGCATATCTCTTTTCAGAAGCACGACCCTCTTGATCCAACTAGGAACATCAAAACTAAAATGGGATATCATTGACTGGACTTCAGATGGCCATGCTGTGAGTTCACCATTACTAAATAGTATCTGAATCTTCTTTGTATAATTAAGACACACTTTCTACATAGAGCTGCTATAGTGATACCATGTGATCACTTAACATGAGTGCGACTAGCCTATTTTCTCTATTTAAAAGTAGAGTTGTGTTTATCATAAAATTTATATACCATGGACTTGTTGCTTTCTGTTTATATAATAGGGCAGTTCGTCTTCtatcatctgttttcttcattACATGTCTCTTAGATTGTTGGAGAGGCCTTTACGAATAAGTTGATTAACTACATTTATGTGTTAATATATTTGCCTGATGGGTTTCCCTATTATGGCTCATGGTCATAGATGTAGTCTGCCTTTGCTATTGTTGTTTCTCCAAATAGTATCTACATCCCACTATATTGTATGTGTTGTGAATGTACGGCTGTTAAATCTGTTTGTTTGCTTCTGCTGGTATGTTGTGTGATCATTGTAACAATCAGATGCATGGAAATTTGGAGCAGTTAATCCCAATAGCGAGACATGAGTTATGCTCAAGGTAATTGACCTTTGCATAATAAGATATATGGAGCTCTTTTGAATGCAGCATTTTAGCTGAATTGATGGAAATGTCAGTATTCTACTTTCGTTCACAGATTTCAAGAGATTTTCCATGCAAAAAAATAATGTATCAAGGCCAGTTTTGTCGTGTATTTCTTGGTGAATGTGTAGCAAGCTCTTCGTGTGCTCATTTTCTCCTCTGCTAAAAAGAATTTTCCCAATGAAAGAAGTACACGCTTAATGATTTATGTTATGTGTTAATGATAGGGAGTATCAACAAGAACTTAATGCAGGATGCAGCCAGATTGGGTCCATTCTCGATGGGGTGGAACTGGAGCTTCCAGGGGATGGTTCTGATCCAGTTCCATTAAGGGTGTATTTTTTTTGGAGCTTGGCCTGGTGTGGTTTTGTCCATGCCTATGAACAGGCTGCCCTCCATGCCATAAGATTTTTATAGGGCTTATATGGGTTTGTAGTTCGAGATTATAATTATGACTGTATGATGGTCTATAGGAGCTTCCTTCGTTTTTCCATGACAGTTTCAGTTTCAGCCGTCCGGTCTGTTGGGTGCCTGCAGAGGGAGGGTGCCTGTAGAGGGGATTGTTCTCTGTGAACGTGGAAATTAATCCAGATATTGTATCTACTGTCCCATTTCGATTGGGCTCTGTTGTACTCACATTTACTATTAAACATGGATATTATAACATTGAATAAAGGGGGTATTAAATGTAAAAAAGGCATGCATATATTTTTCACTACTGTGTACTTTTTAAAAACTTTTTTTAACATTATCAACGCCACACGATTTTGAGTGGGACTTTATTTTTTTGGCCAAAGGGAATTAGATTTATAATGATGCGTGATTGCCCATGTCTAAACTAACTAAAGCATATATTTTGTTTTAAAtgtgatatcaaattcaaatgtGTATATACGTCTCATTGTACATAAAAATCCACCCTATTTCCTATTAGAAGGAATTAAAcatgcaaaaaaaaaaaatcaTCACGAACATGGATTTAGCGTGCCTGTGCCATTTGGCGCAACGGGTCCACTAGTTCTTATTAATCATGCACTAGGCACATATATAGGTACAGGGGTTGCGAGATCTCAACCGTATCCGCTATATAGGGAAAGGATCGAGAGATATCGCTAAGCTAGGAAGTAAATATAAGAGATCCTAGCCGCCAAATATACATGTAATGACAACCGTACTCAACACCCCCCGCAGTCGAAGCGTCGCCGGAGA harbors:
- the LOC125532223 gene encoding uncharacterized protein LOC125532223 encodes the protein MFLICEEAREEEKRGCQVGPWYVSDQRWLDPSDAQCILDSMGSTWSLFTLPLLWLYLYLTYQELVGGVLSPSRSTTLLIQLGTSKLKWDIIDWTSDGHAMHGNLEQLIPIARHELCSREYQQELNAGCSQIGSILDGVELELPGDGSDPVPLRVYFFWSLAWCGFVHAYEQAALHAIRFL